Within the Clostridiales bacterium genome, the region ATGGAAGAAACTATATATATGTGCACTGGATAGATGTTCAGTCAAGAAATCATACGAGGGCGGGAAATATTATCAAGGGTTCTTTAGAATCCGGTATAAGGAGGATTTGGAATTGAGCAATATTCATCTTATTATAACTTCATGCTTTTATGCCGCTCTTTGTCTCATGCTCATATATAGAGTGGCAAAAGGTCCCCATGCGGTGGATAGGGTCGTTGCAGGAGATACGATCGATAGCATAACAGTTGTAATAATGGTTTTGTATGGGGCGATATCAAACAGAGGGATATACTTAGACATTGCTCTTATAGTTTCACTTCTCGGATTTATAAGCACGGTTGCAATATCTAAATACCTGGAGGGAAGATTATGAAAATTTTGCTGACGATTATAATTGATTTGTTTTTCGCAACAGGAGGTTTTTTTGCTCTGGCTGGGGTTATAGGCATAATAAGGATGCCTGATTCATACTGCAGGATGCAGTCGAGCACAAATACGGCAACATTGGGTACCATTTGTGTTCTTATAGGAGTTTCATTATATGGTTTCTTTATATTGAACTCTGTTGCGATAGGGGTCAAGCCGATCGTAATAAGCCTGTTTATTTTGTTTTCGAACCCTGTTGCTTCCCATTCCATAGCTAAAGCCGCAAAGAAATGCGGAGTTTTCATGCTGAACAAATCCAGAGTTGATGAGTATGGGAGGGATAATCCGCAATGACAGGCATTGATGTGTTAAATACTATTATAATTGCAGGAATAGTCATAAGTGCGATTATTACGGCAGTCGTGGAAGATACGCTGTCGTCTATAATATCCATGGGCGCTGTCGGCTCTTTTGTCGCCCTTGAATTTTTGCTGCTGCATGCGCCTGATGTTGCAATAGCAGAGGGTTCGGTAGGTGCGGTGCTGACGCCGATAATTTTCATTATAGCCCTTAGAAAAGTCAAAGGGGGTAATAAGGATTGAAGCGGTTTTTTATCATATTATTCCTTACTATAATTGCAGTCTTATCTTTTTATGTGTGCTATGTGATAAGCAAAATGCCTCCGGCATACGATGGGGTGGCAAAATATATGGTAGATTATACAATAGAGAAAACCCACGCATTAAACTCAGTAACAGCAATAGTATTCGATTTCAGAGGCTATGATACGCTGGGTGAGTCGTTTGTTTTATGTACGGCTGTCACAGGTGTTGCTGTGATACTCAGAAAAGCTGGCAAGGGAGGCTTTGAAAATGAGAAAAAACAGAAAAACTAAAAACATTATTGTAAAATGTGGCAGCGATTTTCTGCTTCCCGTGACGCTCATCATGGGTTTCTATATCATACTTCACGGTCATCTGACGCCAGGCGGAGGCTTTCAGGGAGGAGTTGTTGTAGCGGCAGCGATTGTCCTGATATTTTTAGCATATGGAAACAAGGGAATAAAAAAGACATTTCCTGTGCCAGAATTTTTAAAGGAGACGGAAAATGTGGGATCCTTGATGTATTCATATTTTGCGATGCTGGGGATTTTCATGGGGGCAAACTTTTGCCGCAATACGATATTTAAAATAGGCAGGCCCGGCGAACTATACAGTTCGGGAACTATTTTCTGGATGAACTTCTCCGTAGGACTTAAGGTCATGATGGGAATAGGATTTATGTTAATCGTCATGCTCGCTGTCTTAGATGTCAAAAATGCTGAGCAAGGGGTGAACAAAAATTGATTATAAACTATGCTGGAGCTTTTATAGTCATAATAACCGGGCTTTACATGGTTCTTACAAAGAAGAACCTTATAAAGATCGTTCTAGGGCTATCGATGATAGATAGCGGTACGAATTTGCTTCTTATATCTTTTGGCTACAGAGATAATGCGACGGCACCGATATTCGATACGGCTGCCCAAAAATTGGATCACGCTCCGTTTGTCGATCCTGTACCCCAGGCTTTGACGTTGACATCGATTGTCATAGGCGCATGTGTAACGGCGCTTGCCCTGTCGCTTGTAATAAAGGTATACGAGCACTACGGAACAATAGATGCTGATAAAGTAAGGAGGCTTAACGGATGACTTCGAATTTACCTATTTTAAGTATTATAATACCATTCATAGCTGCGTTTGTTACCGGAATAATAGGAAACAGGATAAAGTGGCTCAGAAATATTCTTGCGGCAGCCTCTGTCGGAACATCTTTTTTATTGATGATTGTCCTGTTTAAACCTGTAATGATTGATGGTAAAATTATTTATTACTGGTTTGGAAACTGGGCGCCGGTCGATAAATGGGCAATAGGAATAGGCCTCGGCGTGGATCAGCTTAGTTTGCTTCTGGGGCTTATAGTTTCGTTTACGACCATGCTTTCCTGTATATATTCTATAAAGTACTTATCGTATGATGACGGCGTTGAAAGATATTATCCCTTATTTCTTCTTTTATCAGGAAGCATGCTGGGATTCGTGCTTACAGGGGACTTCTTTAATATGTATGTAATGCTTGAGATAATGACATTTGCAGCCATATCCCTTGTTTCTTTCAGAACAGAAAAATATCAATCGGTCGAAGCCGCCTTTAAATATATTGTAATTGCTTCGATAGGTTCTTCGCTTATACTTTTAGGAACGATAGTTTTGTATGAGAGGTTCCACACATTGAATATAGCACAAATCGGTGCGAATTTGGCGAATCACAGCTATGATATCATAAGTATTTTTGCCCTTGCGCTACTCTTATCCGGATATGCCGTAAAGGCATTTCTTGTGCCGTGTCATACATGGCCGCCTGATGCGCATATGGCTGCGCCGTCGTCTGTCAGCATGATTTTATCGAGTGTTATGAGCAAAACAGGCGTATATGCCATAATAAGAATAATATATACGATGTATCAGTCTATGAATCTCAGTTCTATGCAGCATCTTATGATTTTCTGGGGAACGATTACGATGGTTGTCGGAATTACCATGGCGATAATTCAGACGGATTTTAAAAGGATGCTGGCGTTTTCTTCAGTATCACAGATAGGTTATATTATAGTCGGGATAGGGCTTGCAACGCCTATTGGCATAACCGGCGGGATATATCATATGATAAACCACGTGGTTTTCAAAAGCCTCTTGTTTTTGAGCGCAGGTGCTGTTTATTACAAGACTCATACGACTAACATGGACGAACTCGGGGGTCTGGCAAAAAAAATGCCTTATACGACGGTGATGTTTATAGTTGGTATGCTGTCTATAGGAGGAATACCGCCGTTCAACGGTTTCGTAAGCAAATGGCTTCTGTATAAGGCGACATTTGAAGACGGATATGCGATTGTAACCATAATCGCCGTGCTGTGCAGCGTTTTGTCCCTTGCGGCACTTTTAAAAGCCATGCAATCGATATTCTTCGGAAAGATGCCGGAAAGGTTTCAAAATGTCAAAGAAGTACCTAAAACCATGCTCATTCCAATGGGCATCCTTTCGGTAACATCGCTTGTGGAAGGCCTGTTCCCACAATTGGTCGATAAATTTATTACAAGGCCTGTCACATCTGCCATACTGAATCCGGGAAAATATATAGATTCGATACTGGGAAAGGGTTATTTTGAAGAAATCGCGAAAACAGACGTTCAAGTGCAGAAGCTCACATATGAGATCGCCGGCTATAATCCCCTTGGGTGGCTGCTGATTTTCGGAATCGCTCTTTTAGGATTTTTAATATTTGCAGTTTTTATGTATTCGGACAATAAAACTGCTCGGACTGAAACTTTAAAAGAAACCGCTCCATCTTCGGAAGAAACATCAAAATACGATATATATACAGGAGGAGAAAATATCGATCCTGTAACTATAGGTGGTTCAGATCTCTTCTGGGGTTTAAAATATGATTTGAGAAAATATTTTGCTTTTATAAAAAATGCCCACAGTGGGGTTGTAAACGATTATTCTCTGTGGGTGGTAGGTACGCTTGTCGTATTATCGGTGTATCTGCTGTTTGTCCTTTAATTATTAGGGAAGGAAGGTAATGAGGCATGATTAGTATTCTTAAGGGTCTGTTTTATGCTCTTGTTTTCCCGGGCTTTTTATTTTGTACAACCATAGGGCTTTTACTTCTCGGAATAGACAGAAAATTAGTTGCCCGCATGCAAAACAGAATAGGACCTCCCGTTATTCAGCCCTTTTATGATTTTTTCAAGCTTGCGGCAAAGGAGAGGATAATACCGTCTACAGCTTCAAGAAAAATTTTCATAGTGGCGCCTATCATAGGACTTTTAAGCATAATCACAATTTCTCTTTTTATTCCTATAAACCAGATTAAAACTATATTCAACAATTATGCGGATTTGGTTGTCATAATATATTTACTGTCAATACCGGCACTGTC harbors:
- a CDS encoding monovalent cation/H+ antiporter complex subunit F yields the protein MSNIHLIITSCFYAALCLMLIYRVAKGPHAVDRVVAGDTIDSITVVIMVLYGAISNRGIYLDIALIVSLLGFISTVAISKYLEGRL
- the mnhG gene encoding monovalent cation/H(+) antiporter subunit G gives rise to the protein MKILLTIIIDLFFATGGFFALAGVIGIIRMPDSYCRMQSSTNTATLGTICVLIGVSLYGFFILNSVAIGVKPIVISLFILFSNPVASHSIAKAAKKCGVFMLNKSRVDEYGRDNPQ
- a CDS encoding DUF4040 domain-containing protein gives rise to the protein MTGIDVLNTIIIAGIVISAIITAVVEDTLSSIISMGAVGSFVALEFLLLHAPDVAIAEGSVGAVLTPIIFIIALRKVKGGNKD
- a CDS encoding MnhB domain-containing protein; the protein is MRKNRKTKNIIVKCGSDFLLPVTLIMGFYIILHGHLTPGGGFQGGVVVAAAIVLIFLAYGNKGIKKTFPVPEFLKETENVGSLMYSYFAMLGIFMGANFCRNTIFKIGRPGELYSSGTIFWMNFSVGLKVMMGIGFMLIVMLAVLDVKNAEQGVNKN
- a CDS encoding NADH-quinone oxidoreductase subunit K gives rise to the protein MIINYAGAFIVIITGLYMVLTKKNLIKIVLGLSMIDSGTNLLLISFGYRDNATAPIFDTAAQKLDHAPFVDPVPQALTLTSIVIGACVTALALSLVIKVYEHYGTIDADKVRRLNG
- a CDS encoding proton-conducting transporter membrane subunit, translated to MTSNLPILSIIIPFIAAFVTGIIGNRIKWLRNILAAASVGTSFLLMIVLFKPVMIDGKIIYYWFGNWAPVDKWAIGIGLGVDQLSLLLGLIVSFTTMLSCIYSIKYLSYDDGVERYYPLFLLLSGSMLGFVLTGDFFNMYVMLEIMTFAAISLVSFRTEKYQSVEAAFKYIVIASIGSSLILLGTIVLYERFHTLNIAQIGANLANHSYDIISIFALALLLSGYAVKAFLVPCHTWPPDAHMAAPSSVSMILSSVMSKTGVYAIIRIIYTMYQSMNLSSMQHLMIFWGTITMVVGITMAIIQTDFKRMLAFSSVSQIGYIIVGIGLATPIGITGGIYHMINHVVFKSLLFLSAGAVYYKTHTTNMDELGGLAKKMPYTTVMFIVGMLSIGGIPPFNGFVSKWLLYKATFEDGYAIVTIIAVLCSVLSLAALLKAMQSIFFGKMPERFQNVKEVPKTMLIPMGILSVTSLVEGLFPQLVDKFITRPVTSAILNPGKYIDSILGKGYFEEIAKTDVQVQKLTYEIAGYNPLGWLLIFGIALLGFLIFAVFMYSDNKTARTETLKETAPSSEETSKYDIYTGGENIDPVTIGGSDLFWGLKYDLRKYFAFIKNAHSGVVNDYSLWVVGTLVVLSVYLLFVL